A stretch of DNA from Candidatus Obscuribacterales bacterium:
GCGATCGCTGCCCACCCCCAACCGTTCCATAGCCTGCTGCACATAGGGCGACGGCACCAAAATCACATCCGATAGCTCCCACTTTTGGCGATCGCGTTCAGTACCAGCCTGCATCTGATCCAGGGACTGGAGCGGCTCTAGCCCCGGAAAGGCCCGCCGTTCTTCGTCCAACAGATAGGGAATCTCGGGACTAATGATCGCCTCATGCACCGTGCGCAGCCCCTGCTGGCGCGCAGCTTGGAAGGCGGTCAGATCCGCATTAATAAAGTTGCTGTAGAGCACATTGGCTCCATCAAACCTGCGGGCGATCGCTTTCTGGAACAAAGCCCCATGAGGCGATCCTGACACCCTACCCCAGCGAGAGCGCAGTCGATGCCACAGCAGCGATCGCCCACAGGTGGTCACACGGTTAGACGCGATGGTATTCGGAAGCGATCGCCCCAGCAACCGCTGGAGTGCGGCAGGTTGCAGAGCAGGGGGCAGATGGTGCAGCAGGCGCAGCCCCGGCAAGGTGCCGTGGATATCGGTGTAAAAGTGCTGCAACAGACCGGCCGAGGCCAGCAGAGATGGGACAGCGTAATGCATCCTTGCCCCAGCCTGGAGTACCGTCACCTTCAGAGTTGAACTAGACGCGGAACTATGAACCATACTGAAACTCCCGCGAGCCGTCCCACACCTGCATGAACCGCTGCACCGTGGTGGCCCAGGTTACCTCCGCCACCCGCGCCACCACCTTGCTCCGCCAGGCATGATAGGTCTGGGGCTGATCCACATAGCGTTCCACCACATCCGCCACCGCCGCCGCCGAATCGCTGGGGTCAAACAGGTGCCCCAGCCCCGCAGGCACCGTTTCGGGAATGCCGCCAATGCGCCTGGCTAAGACCGGAACGCCTAACCGGATACATTCCAGATTGGAAATACCAAAGGCCTCCGCCGAGGAAAACAAACAGCCGAAGTGGAACGATCGCACCTGATCCACAAACAGGGGCAACTGCGTGGCTTTATTAATAAACCCTAGGGGCCGCAGACAGGGATGGTCGGGTAAATCTGCCGATCGCGGCCCAATCACCCGCACCTCCACGGCAATGCCCCGCGCCTGTAGGTCATCCGCCACCGCCAGCAAAAAGGGGAGCCCCTTGCGCTGCCAGTCTTTGCCAATGAAGCCCAAACGCACCGGCGACAGAGCCGTCGGCTGGTCTACCAATTCCGTCGCGCTGGGCAGGTGCGCCTCATGTAGATTCGCCCCGCCAGGAATCACATGCACCTTGGCAGGGTCGATACCATAGTCTTCCACCACCGATCGCGCCCCCGACCGCCCCATACAAATGATGGACTGAGCTTGGCGATAGTTCTCCGTTTCCTGCTGCAGGGCCTGCTGCTGCATCCGTTGGGAGACCTGTTGACCGATGCCGTAGTCCTCAAAGTTCTGCCGTAGAGTCGCATCCAGGTAGTAGCTCACCCGCCAGTCTGCGGCCCAAGGGCGGGGCGGCAACAGGGGAAAGTGGCTGATGAACTCCACCGGCCCAGGGGGTAGGGTCACCTGGGAAAACAGCGATCGCAGCGCCGTTGGGGAATATTGAAACCCGCCGTATTCCCCCGTGGTCAACCAATGGCCCGCATTCCAGAGCAGCCGCTGCTGCTTGAGGCGATCGCAGTCCAACGGCAGACCATCGGTGAGAAAACCCGCCTGCTGTCCGGCCTGCAAAAAAAAGTAGGGAATATTGCTCCAGGTATTGATGTCATGGGGATCGCCCACCACCGTGAGCAGTCGGGGCAGCGTCGTCATACAACCTCCTGAGTCCATCCAAGTTCCCCATACCAGGTCGCCGCGCAGGTATCCATGGTGTAATGCTCCAGAGCCCGCTGATAGGCGCGATCGCCCCAGGGTTGACGCAGAGCCGGATCCAGCCAGGTTCCTAGAGCCGCCGCTAGGGCCGGAGCATCCCCCGGGGGCACCAAACACCCCGCCGTTCCCACCACCTCCCGGCAGGCCGGCACATCGCTGGCGACCATGGGCAAACCGGCCGCCATGGCTTCAATCAAGGCAATGCCAAATCCCTCATCCGCCGTCGTGGAAAAGGCATAGAGATGCATCTTCCCCAGCAGATCCGGCACATCAGAGCGATCGCCCCAGAAGGTAACCACCTTGGCAAGTCCCAAATCCGCCGCTAGGACTTCCAAGGGCGATCGCTGATCGCCATCACCAATTAGCCACAGGGCAATCTCAGGATGATCGGCATGGAGCAGGGCGATCGCCCGCAGCAGCG
This window harbors:
- a CDS encoding glycosyltransferase family 4 protein, with amino-acid sequence MVHSSASSSTLKVTVLQAGARMHYAVPSLLASAGLLQHFYTDIHGTLPGLRLLHHLPPALQPAALQRLLGRSLPNTIASNRVTTCGRSLLWHRLRSRWGRVSGSPHGALFQKAIARRFDGANVLYSNFINADLTAFQAARQQGLRTVHEAIISPEIPYLLDEERRAFPGLEPLQSLDQMQAGTERDRQKWELSDVILVPSPYVQQAMERLGVGSDRIHLVPYGLAADWLTATPTPRPGRILFVGSVRLLKGCHYLAAATRLLQQRGVPCEVRVVGAYQPEAIAHPAFQGPTYVGPVPRSQIQQEFLQADCLVFPTLCDSFGLVQLEAIACGLPVITTPHCGSVVRDGVEGFIVPIRDAEALADRMEHLVSDRLLREQMSVRARQRAQDFTWQQYGDRLIAALQTLDLSGN
- a CDS encoding glycosyltransferase family 4 protein; the protein is MTTLPRLLTVVGDPHDINTWSNIPYFFLQAGQQAGFLTDGLPLDCDRLKQQRLLWNAGHWLTTGEYGGFQYSPTALRSLFSQVTLPPGPVEFISHFPLLPPRPWAADWRVSYYLDATLRQNFEDYGIGQQVSQRMQQQALQQETENYRQAQSIICMGRSGARSVVEDYGIDPAKVHVIPGGANLHEAHLPSATELVDQPTALSPVRLGFIGKDWQRKGLPFLLAVADDLQARGIAVEVRVIGPRSADLPDHPCLRPLGFINKATQLPLFVDQVRSFHFGCLFSSAEAFGISNLECIRLGVPVLARRIGGIPETVPAGLGHLFDPSDSAAAVADVVERYVDQPQTYHAWRSKVVARVAEVTWATTVQRFMQVWDGSREFQYGS